Genomic DNA from Prunus persica cultivar Lovell chromosome G1, Prunus_persica_NCBIv2, whole genome shotgun sequence:
CGTGTTAATTAAGGATTGTGTATTAAGTGTGATGACGTGTATAAATAGATTTATTTGCTTGCCTACAAGCCTATTGATGTTTAGAGAGATATTCCAAAGTAACACAATTTACCTGCTCATTTGcattttttccaatttcttaCATGTATGTGACCCTGTGTTTGTGCATGCGATTTGAAaagttcataaaataaaaatgagaataTTTATTAGGGCAATATTGAGCCAGGTGACGATGAAAGGCAATATTTCCCGACTCCCGTGGGTGAAGAAGTCATTTTCTTTCCTTAGTTAGCTCATTGAGTCATTGACAATCGGTCACTGCGCATCACTTCAACTTGcttgcatgagagagagagagagagagagagagagagagagttattAGGTGCACTTTCGTTTGTTGTAATTAAAGAGTTAACTTATGACCCAATTATGCATAAAGCTGGGAATGGATGGATccataaaaagttaaaagtttGATAATTGtcaacatgtttggtaaactcaaaatttcaagTCTTAATTCAAAACTTTTCAGACATAAGTGGAGGTGAGTGCAAGTGGCAGTAATGAGTAGGCAATATTGGTTGTGAAGTgacatataataataataataataataataataacacaaaattcatattaattaagtgCTGGTCagttcattttaaaaaatttgattattcATACTCAATAAAACTATGTCACCCACCAAAACCTCTTTTGCTGTCTCTGGGGCCTCCTCCCTCACTCTCTTTTCCTTACCTCAccacttcttttttccttcctcaTTTACTGAATTTAAAGTTTTAATTGCAGGGAGACTATTTGTGTACAGATACGCTTGGATTTGTAGTTTTATTGGTTGGTGGCTGCAATTTCAATGGTGTTATCTGTCTTCAAGGCGACTACAACATCTGTGATGGTGATGGCTACAACGTCTGTGGTGGCAATGGCAATAACAACAATAGTTGCTCTGTTGGTTGTTGATTGTTCATTTGtagttttcttatttcatAATAATTGCATCAACTCCTTGTGAGTTGGGTGTTTGATTGCTTTCTAGTCtctatttgtattttgtacccGTGATAGTTAAAAGTTGTAGTTGTATTAGTAGATTTGGGTGCTGTGATTTATGTCTGGTTTGTTCAGGCATGCGGCTTTTATGCTGAAATTTATCTGGCCTTTTGTGGCCTGTATTTGTATCCGAATTAACCTTATGTGGTTTCTATACTTCCATATTTGTATTACCCCTTTGTGggcatttgtatttttctttgtaactGATGATCTTTGTGCCTAATTTATGAATACAATTATcgcttttcttttataaaaaaaactatgtcACCCGCCAtaattaattcttaattagACACTTAATTATTCACAAAACGAGACACTTAACATGCCTTTTATTTTGGGCCTGGACTGGAGGAGTAGGTCTTTCAAACAGCGGGCTGATCCATTGGACAGAACCCTACAATCGACATGTCGTTTGAGGAAACGAGGGACagctttgttgttttgttcaCACGAGACATGATGTTCAGCCGAACACTTGATGTTCTGACCACGTGGCAGTTTAGCGCGTGGGAAGTACGCGCCATGCGTGCTTGCGAAGAAGGAGAGTCAACGTAGACCGAATTAGTTGACGGTAAGCGAGGCTAGGCtagggttgggtttgtttcCGATTTCGTCCTGGGCTGGGAAACACACCAATATTTTACAGTAAGCTTTCAGCCGTCTTCCAAATCTTCCACTTACTGTTCAGTTTTCCTAAAAAGCCTGGGAATTCCGTAACTGCGGGCTAGGAATTTGCCTATCTCTGCACTCTGGTCTCtcgaattttgtaatttttcatttgaatcGTGGTTTTGAGGTGAGTGTTGCTTTTACAAATTCTCGATATTTTGAATTCGCATTGTTTCTGaagattttgttctttttaattgTAATCTTGGACTTGCTATAATCACCGTTTAGGGCATGAGAatcttcaattttgatttgttttttaggtGAACCAAAACATTGGAATTGTATGTTGGTttacttttgaattttgtgcTTGTCTAGGTTGTGGAATAATTTTAACCTTTTCCACTGGAAAGTATTATGAGTACTTGTACATGCTCTTAAAaactaatttattatataattaggTGAAGATTGAATGATAACGTAAAATTGGCCTTACTGTTATTTTATAGGTTGTTGATTAATCTTGAGAAAGAGCTACTAACAATCAATGTCGGTTCATCCGTCATATTGCGAGTCTAATTTCATCTCTTCTATACCATTATGAATTTATGATGAAAAGGTGACAATGGCTAGAGGGGTGCCCGAGAATCCTTCTGAGCAAGGGATTGCTGAGGCTTCAACTAGCATGTGCATTCCGGAACCAGAAGAACCTCAGTGCTCTATGCGTAAGTGGTATTTTACAAGACAGGAAATAGAAGATCAATCTCCATCGCGGAGGGATGGCATCAGCCTCAAGAAAGAGTCACAATTGCGGGATTCCTATTGCTCATTTCTTCAAGCGATTGGGATGAAGCTTAAAGTGTAAGTGCAAGTGATTCGTGTGTTTTGATAGTATTGGATGTTTAGTAGTGCTGAAGATGTGATGTTTCTCTTACTGTATGGCATGTTTTGGCTGGTTCAGTCCTATAGAATAGCCATCTATTCTCTGCATctcttttcagttttttatACCGACTGGTATATCTTTTTTAAAGATGTGTGCTAGCTTGAGCTACTCTAGTTAAAGTGATTGCTATTACATATCTTTCAGATCTCAAACGACTATAGCATGTGCAATGATGTTGTGCCACCGGTTTTACATGCGTCAATCTCATGCTAAGAATGGTTGGCAGGTAAAATTTTGTGTGTGAATAATAATGAATGAAACTTTTCTTGACATACCTAAGGTGAGCGCTTAGAAGCATAGAGATGCCCGGCGTAGCCTGCATATATTTAGCTCTAGTAGGATAtgtctttttcatttaaaCAAATATGGTTGTAAACATTTCACAGGTAATTGCAACTGCAAGCTTCTTTCTTGCTTGCAAAGTACGAGACACACCATGCTTTCTGAAggatgttgttgttgtggcATATGAGATGGTGCACAAATTGGATCCTTCTGCCTTACAAAGCATCAGACAAAGAGTATGTAGACACACCCATTTTATGGCATTACATGTATCCTTCTAATGATGGTTGCTTATCTTCCACCTTCTGGATGTAGGAAGTTTTCAATAAGCAAAAGGAATTGATTATAGTTGGGGAGAGACTTCTTTTGTCCACAATTGGTTTTGATCTTGACATCCAGCTTCCATACGCATCACTTGTTGCAGCTTTAAAGAGTTTAAATATTCTACCTGACCTTGCTCAGATGGCGTTGAATTTTGTTAATGATTGGTGAGGATTGTACTATTACTTATCAGAGCATTCTGTATGTATCCTAGTGGTGATGTAAAATTTGATCTCACGCTTGTCTTTTCCATAACTGGTCTTTCATATGAATGAATGTGCAGTGTCCGAACATCACTGTGCTTGCAGTACAAGCCCCATTATATTGCAGCTGGTTCAGTGGCTCTTGCtgccaaaattcaaaaagtgAAATTACCTACACAGCAGGGAAAAGTTTGGTGGCTTGAGTTTGATGTTTCGCCGAAGCAGTTAAATGGTTGATTTGAAGtcctttctttatttctgctTCATGATTTATAAATCATGATCTGTGATAAGAAGCATGGTTGGTGTTGTCTTAATGTAGTTTTCCTCAGTATGCTTTGCGTATGGTTCATATTTGGAGTGATGAGTtttattgtcttcctcaactagTATACCTTTTGGTCCTATTGGTCGGAGTATAGTGTCAGATTTGGATGAGTTTATTCTGAACAGATTCCCTCGTCAGTGTCTCCCTTCTATTCATACAATCGCACTTGGATTGTTTGCTTTATGGAAAATGTCTATAACTTCTATGTAATTTCTTTCAGAGGTCATTCAGCGGATGATGAGGCCAGACAGAAAACAAGCTCTAGCACCTGAAAATGGGAGAGTCATTGAATCTGAAACTATACCGAGAAAGCAAAGTGGTATTGATGAGGATGG
This window encodes:
- the LOC18793634 gene encoding cyclin-T1-3 is translated as MARGVPENPSEQGIAEASTSMCIPEPEEPQCSMRKWYFTRQEIEDQSPSRRDGISLKKESQLRDSYCSFLQAIGMKLKVSQTTIACAMMLCHRFYMRQSHAKNGWQVIATASFFLACKVRDTPCFLKDVVVVAYEMVHKLDPSALQSIRQREVFNKQKELIIVGERLLLSTIGFDLDIQLPYASLVAALKSLNILPDLAQMALNFVNDCVRTSLCLQYKPHYIAAGSVALAAKIQKVKLPTQQGKVWWLEFDVSPKQLNEVIQRMMRPDRKQALAPENGRVIESETIPRKQSGIDEDGSAQIKQIKGELDDRNSRCKTDSVHNNCVKIDINRIRDAIKRKRCERSVNKKVVHATDDEIDTEAWIESELENGVELEDTSAKKKQRL